The following is a genomic window from Stenotrophomonas maltophilia.
ACCGCCAGCGCTTTCCGCAGGTGGAACTGGATCTGGCGCTATCCGACCGGCTGGTGGACATGGTCGAGGAAGGTTACGACGTGGCCATCCGCATCACCCGCGAGCCGAGCCCGGCGTTGATCGCGCGCCGCCTGGGCGAATCCCGGGTGAGCCTGTGTGCCGCGCCGTCGTACCTGGGCGCGCACGGCACCCCGCAGGTCCCGCAGGACCTGCAAGCGCACGCCTGCCTGGGCTACAGCTACTGGTCGGCCGGCGATCACTGGCCGCTGCAGGGACCGGGCGGCGAAGTGAAAGTGGCGGTGCACAGCCTGCTGCACGCCAACAACGGCGATGTGCTGCGCGAAGCGGCGATTGCCGGCATGGGGGTGATCCTGCAGCCGGATTTCCTGTTGCACGACGCACTGGCCGATGGCCGGCTGGTGCGCATCCTGCCCGAATGGGAAGCCGCGCCGATCGGCATCTTCGCCGTCTATACCAGCCGCAGCCACCTGGCACCGAAGGTGCGCAGTTTCATCGACCACCTGGTGGAGGTGGGGGTGTAGCTGGGCCTGGCGTCTGCCGGCCAGCGGCCGGCAAATACGAAACCCGATCAGGCGGGGACTTCATCCAACGCGTCGATGATCCGTTCCAGCGGTGCCGGCCGTCCCAGCAGGTAGCCCTGCACCTGGTCGCAGCCGTGCGCGGCCAGCCAGTCCAGCTGCCCTGGCGTCTCCACGCCCTCGGCGATGATGGTCAGCCCCATGCTGTGGCCCAGCGACAGCAGCGCGCGGCAGATCGAGGCGTTGCGCGGATTGGTTTCCACGTCGGCGACGAAACTGCGGTCGATCTTCAGGATGTCCAGCGGCAGGTGCTGCAGGTAGGACATGCTGGAATAACCGGTGCCGAAATCATCCAGCGACACGCTGATGCCCTGCTCGTGCAGGCGCTGCATGGTCTGCATCGCCTGCGCCGGCTTGCGCATCAGGCTGCTCTCGGTCAGTTCAACATGCAGCGCACCACGGGCCAGGCCGAACTCCTGCTGGACGCGGGTGAACTCGGCCACCAGATCGCTGTTGAAGAACTGCACGGCCGAGACATTGACCGCAATCGGCAGCTCGCCCCAACCGGCCTCGACCAGACGCCGCTGCGCCTTGGCCGCCGCGCGGATCACCCAGCGGCCCAGGGCCAGGATCAGGCCGGTGTCCTCGCACAACGGGATGAACTCGTTGGGCGGAATGAAGCTGCCGTCGGCCTGTGGCCAGCGCAGCAGTGCTTCCAGCGCCGCCGGGCTGCCGTCGCCGGCGTGCCGGATCGGCTGGAAGTACAGCTGGAACTCGTTGTCGATGGCCGCATGGATACGTCCGGCCAGGCGCAGGCGGTCGGCCAGCCGTGTGGTCACCGCGGCATCGAACCACACCACCACGTTGCCCTCGGCGCGCGCCGCATGCGCCGCCTGCGCGGCCATGCCGATCACCTGTTCGGCGCTGTGGCCATCACCGGCCACATGCACGGCCACGCCCACGCGCGGCTCGAACTGGTGCAGCGAATCCTTGCCGCGCATCGGTGCCGACACGATCTGCAGCAGGTCGTCGAGCACGCGCTGGGTATCGTGCTCGGCGGCGATGGCGAACACGAAGTCCTCGGCCGGCTGGAACGCCAGCGTGCCGCAGCGGGCACCCAGCCCACCGAGCCGGGTCGCCATCGACTGCAGCACGGCATCGCCGATCTCGCGCCCCAGCGTATCGGCCACCAGCTGCAGGCCGCGCAGCTGCACGAAGGCGATGGTGTAGCCGACATCACGCTCGTCCAGCTGCCCGGTCAGCGCGCGCACATTGAGCAGGCCGGTGGCCGGGTTGTGGCGCGCCTGGTAGGCCAGGTCGCGTTCGTAGGCCAGGCGTTCGCTGACGTCCTCGGCCAGCACCAGACAGGCCGGCTGGCCATCGAAATCGAGCTTGGACAGATGTGCGCGCACTTCGAACACGCTGCCGTCCTTGCGCCGATGCAGGCGTACCGTCGCGTCCTGCAGCTCGCCGACGCGGGCCTTGGCAATGGCGCCCTTCACCTCGTCCCAACCTTCGCGGGGGCGGATGTCGAGAATGCTCATCGCCAGGAATTCCTCGCGGCTGTAGCCGTACTGCCGCACCGCCGCATCGTTGACTTCGATGAAGCGCAGCGTGTCCGGATCGAATACCCAGAACGGGGCCGGGTTGCGGTCGAACAACAGGCGGAAACGGCGTTCGACCTGGCTCATCTGTTCGCGCGCCTGGTAGCGCTCGCTCAGGTCGGTCAGCGCGCCGATCATGCGCCGCTCGCTGTCGGCCACCTCCACGCGCTGGCCGCGCGCACCCACCCAGCGCACATCGCCTCCGGGCAGCACCAGGCGGAACACCTCATCCAGCACCGCACCACCGGCGAAGGCCTGGTCGAACGCCTGCTGCAGGCGCGCGGCGTCGTCGCGGTGCACGCGGGCGAAGAAGTCCGCCACCGGCAGCGCGTCGGTGTGCACGCCGAAGATTTCGCGCGCCAACGGCGACCAGCGCAGCAATGCCGCGTCTTCGTCCACGTACCAGGTGCAGACCCGCCCGACCTGGTGGGCCAGCCGCAGCTCGGCATGGCCGGCCTTCAGTTCCTCGGCCATCGACTGCTGGCGGCGCGTGGTGCGGCGCACCGCATACAGCAGCACCAGCAACACCAGCACGTAGGCCAGCACGATCGCCACCGACGCCTGCAGGTACGGCCACCACGGCGCCAGCACGTCCTCGTCGGCCAACCCCACCTGCACCGCCAGCGGGCTGCGGTCGAGCGTGCTGATGGTGGTGATGCGCGGCACGCCATCCACCACGCCGGCCAGGCTGCCCAGTTCGACCACGGTCTGCTGGCCCAGCAGGTCACGTCGCGGAAGATCGTAACGGCGGCCGACCGTGCCATGCGGATCGGGCACACGGGCCAGCATGTAGCCTTCGGCGTCGCTGATCGAAACCAGCCCGTTCGGGCCCACATCCAGCCCACCGGCAATGCGCTGCAGTTCGGCACAGCGCAGCCGCGCCAGCAGCCAGCGCTCACCGCTCATCGGCAAGGCCAGCGGCACCACCCAGCCGCCGTCGCTGGCCCGCAGCGGCGGGCCGATGTACAGCGCGCTGCCCTGGCCGCGTCGCTGCGGGTCGGTCCACAGCGGCAGCTGCAGGTCGCCGCTGCCGGCGGTCAGTGCGCGCCCATGGCGGTCGAGCACCACGATACTGTGCAGCTCGGCGTGGCGGCGCAGCACGCCGCCGATGGCGGCATCGAGCAAGGCCGGTGCCTGTGCCGGCACGCTGCGGAACAGCTCGCCGGTATCGCCGGCAATGCCGGTCATCGCCCGCTCCAGATTGCGCAGCTCCAGCGCCAGCAGGCGTTCGCTGCCCACCGCCAGCGCACGGCTCTGCCGCTGCGCGGCTTCCAGGCGGCGGTGGTGGTCGTTGACCAGCATCGTGGTCAAGCCGGCCACCAGCAGCACCCCCAGCAGCACGCCGCCCCAGGTGATGGCGCGCAGGGGTCGGGCCAACGCCCGTTTCAACGCGGGCATCGGTTGGGTGTCCTTGTGCAGTCGGCTGGCTTCATGCGCGAACGAATCCTCCACATCCCCGACCTCAACGGCCGGCGGACGCCATTCTTGACGCCTGACCCTGCCCCGCATGGTCACCTCCCCGTGTCCGCGCAGGGCGCCAGCGGCCAGCATGCACCACACCGATGACGGCGTGAAGATCACGCCCGCGCGTTCAGCCAGATGCTGCACAGCACGACCGGCACGCAGGAGCGGCCAGCCGCCCCGCG
Proteins encoded in this region:
- a CDS encoding LysR family transcriptional regulator, which translates into the protein MDTLEAMRVFVTVVERNGFSAAAQALDMSTAGVTRQVAALEKRLSTRLLHRTTRRVSPTSAGAAYYAQCVRLLAEFDALEASIGAQALEPSGTLRINAPVSWGIARMGPLLAGYRQRFPQVELDLALSDRLVDMVEEGYDVAIRITREPSPALIARRLGESRVSLCAAPSYLGAHGTPQVPQDLQAHACLGYSYWSAGDHWPLQGPGGEVKVAVHSLLHANNGDVLREAAIAGMGVILQPDFLLHDALADGRLVRILPEWEAAPIGIFAVYTSRSHLAPKVRSFIDHLVEVGV
- a CDS encoding bifunctional diguanylate cyclase/phosphodiesterase — translated: MRGRVRRQEWRPPAVEVGDVEDSFAHEASRLHKDTQPMPALKRALARPLRAITWGGVLLGVLLVAGLTTMLVNDHHRRLEAAQRQSRALAVGSERLLALELRNLERAMTGIAGDTGELFRSVPAQAPALLDAAIGGVLRRHAELHSIVVLDRHGRALTAGSGDLQLPLWTDPQRRGQGSALYIGPPLRASDGGWVVPLALPMSGERWLLARLRCAELQRIAGGLDVGPNGLVSISDAEGYMLARVPDPHGTVGRRYDLPRRDLLGQQTVVELGSLAGVVDGVPRITTISTLDRSPLAVQVGLADEDVLAPWWPYLQASVAIVLAYVLVLLVLLYAVRRTTRRQQSMAEELKAGHAELRLAHQVGRVCTWYVDEDAALLRWSPLAREIFGVHTDALPVADFFARVHRDDAARLQQAFDQAFAGGAVLDEVFRLVLPGGDVRWVGARGQRVEVADSERRMIGALTDLSERYQAREQMSQVERRFRLLFDRNPAPFWVFDPDTLRFIEVNDAAVRQYGYSREEFLAMSILDIRPREGWDEVKGAIAKARVGELQDATVRLHRRKDGSVFEVRAHLSKLDFDGQPACLVLAEDVSERLAYERDLAYQARHNPATGLLNVRALTGQLDERDVGYTIAFVQLRGLQLVADTLGREIGDAVLQSMATRLGGLGARCGTLAFQPAEDFVFAIAAEHDTQRVLDDLLQIVSAPMRGKDSLHQFEPRVGVAVHVAGDGHSAEQVIGMAAQAAHAARAEGNVVVWFDAAVTTRLADRLRLAGRIHAAIDNEFQLYFQPIRHAGDGSPAALEALLRWPQADGSFIPPNEFIPLCEDTGLILALGRWVIRAAAKAQRRLVEAGWGELPIAVNVSAVQFFNSDLVAEFTRVQQEFGLARGALHVELTESSLMRKPAQAMQTMQRLHEQGISVSLDDFGTGYSSMSYLQHLPLDILKIDRSFVADVETNPRNASICRALLSLGHSMGLTIIAEGVETPGQLDWLAAHGCDQVQGYLLGRPAPLERIIDALDEVPA